One Chitinophagaceae bacterium C216 genomic window carries:
- the fusA gene encoding Elongation factor G, protein MADLKFQRNFGIAAHIDAGKTTTTERILRYTGMIHRVGEVHDGGATTDWMEQEKERGITITSAAVSCRWNFPTANGQNVPGVTKEYSFNIIDTPGHVDFTVEVERSMRVLDGLIALFSAVDGVEPQSETVWRQANRYKVPRIGFVNKMDRQGADFLNVVQQVKDMLGAKAVPLQLPIGAEDSFKGVVDLISGKGIIWDEATEGMTYTEVEVPEEMKADVEHWRANLIEAVAEYDDTLMEKFFDDPNSITEDEIHEAIRKACIDLSIVPMMCGSSFKNKGVQTVLDAVCRYLPSPVDIEAIQGTDPKDPEKILSRKPDVKEPFAALAFKIMTDPFVGRLAFFRVYSGRLEAGSYVLNVRSGKKERISRIMKMFANKQNPIDFIEAGDIGAAVGFKEIKTGDTLSDENNPIVLESMFIPEPVISVAVEPKTQADVDKMGMAIAKLVEEDPTLRVKTDEDTGQTILSGMGELHLDIIVDRMRREFKVEVNQGAPQVAYKEAFTATIEHREILKKQTGGRGKFADIFFSIGPVDEDWKKENPDKNFQFVNDIFGGAIPREFVPAIQKGFESAMTAGVLANYPVDNMKIRVFDGSFHPVDSDSMSFELCAKQGFREAARKAKPILLEPIMKVEVITPEQYMGDVTGDLNRRRGLMEGMDTRAGSQVIKAKVPLSEMFGYVTQLRSLTSGRASSTMEFSHYAPAPNNIAEEVIAKAKGKITA, encoded by the coding sequence ATGGCAGATTTAAAATTTCAAAGGAACTTTGGTATTGCCGCTCACATTGATGCCGGTAAGACCACTACAACCGAACGTATTCTACGTTACACAGGTATGATTCACCGTGTTGGTGAGGTACATGATGGTGGTGCTACTACCGACTGGATGGAGCAGGAAAAAGAACGAGGCATTACCATTACTTCTGCTGCTGTAAGCTGTAGATGGAACTTCCCTACAGCAAATGGACAAAACGTTCCGGGTGTAACTAAAGAGTATTCTTTTAATATTATTGATACTCCGGGGCACGTGGACTTTACCGTAGAGGTAGAGCGTTCTATGCGTGTGCTGGATGGTCTGATTGCCCTGTTTTCTGCAGTAGATGGGGTAGAGCCTCAGTCTGAAACTGTATGGCGTCAGGCTAACCGTTACAAAGTTCCTCGTATCGGCTTCGTAAACAAAATGGACCGCCAGGGTGCTGACTTCTTAAACGTGGTACAGCAGGTGAAAGATATGCTTGGCGCAAAAGCGGTTCCCTTACAATTGCCAATTGGTGCTGAGGACAGCTTTAAAGGTGTTGTAGACCTGATCAGCGGTAAAGGTATTATTTGGGACGAGGCTACAGAGGGAATGACCTATACAGAGGTTGAAGTTCCGGAAGAAATGAAAGCTGATGTGGAGCACTGGAGAGCTAACCTTATCGAGGCGGTAGCGGAGTACGACGATACCCTGATGGAGAAATTCTTCGATGATCCTAATTCTATTACTGAAGACGAAATTCATGAAGCTATACGTAAGGCTTGTATCGACCTGAGCATCGTTCCTATGATGTGCGGATCCTCTTTCAAAAATAAAGGGGTACAAACCGTACTGGATGCTGTTTGTCGCTATCTGCCTTCACCAGTTGATATCGAGGCTATTCAAGGTACAGATCCTAAAGATCCTGAAAAAATTCTGAGCAGAAAGCCGGATGTAAAAGAACCATTCGCCGCTTTGGCATTCAAAATCATGACCGACCCATTCGTAGGTCGTCTGGCTTTCTTCCGTGTTTATTCTGGTCGTCTTGAGGCTGGTTCTTATGTATTAAATGTAAGAAGTGGTAAGAAAGAGCGTATCAGCCGTATCATGAAAATGTTTGCCAACAAACAAAACCCCATCGACTTCATCGAAGCCGGTGATATCGGAGCTGCTGTTGGTTTCAAAGAAATTAAAACTGGGGATACCCTTAGTGACGAAAATAATCCCATTGTACTGGAAAGCATGTTCATACCCGAGCCTGTGATTTCAGTTGCGGTAGAGCCTAAGACTCAAGCCGATGTAGATAAAATGGGTATGGCCATCGCTAAGCTGGTAGAAGAAGATCCCACATTGCGTGTAAAAACCGATGAAGATACCGGACAAACCATTCTGAGCGGTATGGGTGAGTTGCACCTGGATATTATTGTAGACCGTATGCGTCGCGAGTTTAAGGTAGAAGTAAACCAAGGTGCTCCTCAAGTGGCTTATAAAGAAGCCTTTACTGCAACTATTGAACACCGCGAAATCCTGAAAAAGCAAACCGGTGGTCGTGGTAAGTTCGCTGATATCTTCTTCAGTATCGGTCCTGTAGATGAAGATTGGAAGAAAGAAAATCCTGATAAGAACTTCCAGTTTGTTAACGATATCTTCGGTGGTGCTATTCCTCGTGAATTTGTACCTGCGATTCAGAAAGGTTTCGAGTCGGCTATGACTGCCGGTGTGTTGGCCAACTATCCAGTAGATAACATGAAGATTCGTGTATTCGACGGTAGCTTCCACCCGGTTGACTCCGACTCTATGTCTTTCGAGCTTTGTGCTAAACAAGGTTTCCGCGAAGCTGCTCGCAAGGCTAAGCCGATTCTGCTGGAACCAATCATGAAAGTAGAAGTAATTACTCCAGAGCAATACATGGGTGATGTTACTGGTGACTTGAACCGTCGTCGTGGTTTGATGGAAGGTATGGATACCCGTGCAGGCTCTCAGGTTATTAAGGCTAAAGTGCCACTGAGCGAAATGTTTGGATATGTAACCCAACTGCGTTCGCTGACTTCTGGCCGCGCATCTTCTACTATGGAGTTCTCGCATTACGCTCCGGCTCCTAACAACATCGCCGAAGAAGTAATTGCTAAAGCAAAAGGTAAAATCACTGCTTAA
- the susC_5 gene encoding TonB-dependent receptor SusC yields MITAFDYEKMDRRSCLFSRKTLRLGVSTLCFLLFIHDGSATAYSPLKVPDVAFGSSSVQWKKIRGIVLDVNGSPIAGAVISLNGKPISLTTSGDGLFEIEANEGDVLEISHVSYTTQKVIIGKETQLTIVLQLNINSLDQVVITGYTEYLKGKSPSASTQINAENINKIPMSTLDQILQGRVPGMSVISSSGQPGQAAAVVIRGIGSINGSTTPLYVMDGIPIESGYFQTINPEDIESITVLKDASAKALYGSRGSNGVIVINTKKGKKGKPRIHYSSQYGFSTLTQPTFEMTDTKERLRFEEEVGLETGRDIGPGWRFSPKNPTYANQSPEWQRNADRILDSLSKINTDWRDMFFQNARFMEQQVSLSAGNENVQTYSAVGLWKEEGIVKETGMDRFSLRNNTNLNFGRFSAGVNLSLGYSSSRFTYNEGGTSVGTPMASVYYALPYEYPYTPDGVFHPVDNGMGFYDTREGSRGIDVLYGTSDKTEQFKTILGLDLAYEIIKGLKVSTRTGIDLRHSVDQLFINPQSYIGSRQPGEKGAFGEGYRRNFNIVSTSGITYKKRQGVHDFEISGFFEYLYNHYRAFSYRGYGLDDRLPETPASITVSTAFLPTLSGSRSNSALMSYMSVGRYSFNNKYTVTASYRYDGASLSSVPKKNRWHGFYSFGASWDAKQEHFLKNSQLISVLHVRASFGQTASPFGSNFAYLPTYSANTTYGGLPGIRPSNIGNPDFDWEYVDEFNAGFDLSLFKSQRIKLIIDFYSKITKNMFIDLPLSATAGAGSGGTAPLSSAKMSNKGIEFNLSGDIIQTQNWNWNVGVNGAFNRNKILRVSDVTDELPDGDTRIIKVGYPYGTYYAPRWAGVDPATGDALYYNRDGSITNVYNEEQQAVPLNASMYPKLTGGITTTIRWKTLSLNALFSFVSDVQRWNNIDFYIENQAYMTSNQSKRMLYDRWKKPGDIAHLQRIDIPRNFTSKDIQDAAFMRLRNLRLNYSVPSALLQSLQVVKSVDVFVQGQNLITWTTWRGLDPENNRQYGRFEYPNARKYTVGININF; encoded by the coding sequence ATGATTACAGCATTTGATTATGAGAAAATGGACAGGCGGAGCTGTCTCTTTTCAAGAAAAACGCTTAGACTCGGTGTGTCTACACTTTGCTTTCTATTATTTATTCATGACGGAAGTGCCACAGCTTATTCGCCACTAAAAGTACCGGATGTTGCCTTCGGTAGTTCATCAGTTCAATGGAAAAAAATCAGAGGAATTGTTTTAGATGTAAATGGCTCGCCCATTGCAGGTGCAGTAATAAGCCTGAACGGCAAACCTATCAGCCTTACAACCTCCGGCGATGGCCTTTTTGAAATTGAAGCCAACGAAGGCGATGTATTGGAAATCTCTCACGTATCATATACTACACAAAAGGTTATTATCGGAAAAGAAACCCAACTAACTATTGTTTTACAGCTTAATATTAATAGTTTAGATCAGGTTGTTATAACGGGTTACACAGAGTACTTAAAAGGTAAAAGCCCAAGTGCCTCAACACAGATAAATGCTGAAAACATCAATAAAATACCCATGAGTACTCTGGACCAAATACTCCAGGGACGTGTACCCGGAATGAGCGTTATTTCAAGCTCGGGACAACCAGGTCAGGCAGCAGCCGTAGTAATAAGAGGTATTGGTTCTATAAACGGAAGTACCACCCCATTATATGTAATGGATGGTATTCCTATAGAAAGCGGGTATTTTCAAACCATCAATCCCGAAGACATTGAATCTATCACGGTTTTAAAAGACGCTTCGGCTAAAGCACTCTATGGTTCCAGAGGTTCCAATGGAGTTATTGTAATTAATACCAAAAAAGGGAAAAAGGGAAAGCCTCGTATCCATTATAGTTCTCAATACGGTTTCTCTACCTTAACACAACCCACTTTTGAAATGACGGACACCAAGGAACGTCTGCGTTTTGAAGAAGAAGTAGGTCTTGAAACCGGTCGTGATATTGGACCTGGATGGCGGTTCTCTCCTAAAAATCCCACTTACGCCAATCAGTCTCCCGAGTGGCAACGAAATGCCGATCGTATATTAGACAGCTTAAGTAAAATAAATACCGATTGGCGCGACATGTTCTTCCAAAACGCCCGCTTCATGGAGCAACAAGTAAGCCTTAGCGCCGGCAATGAAAATGTTCAAACCTACAGTGCTGTAGGCTTATGGAAAGAAGAAGGTATTGTGAAAGAAACAGGAATGGACAGATTCTCGCTCCGCAACAATACCAATCTTAACTTTGGAAGATTTTCCGCCGGTGTAAATCTTTCTTTAGGATATTCCTCCTCGCGCTTTACGTATAATGAAGGAGGCACCTCAGTAGGTACTCCTATGGCTTCGGTGTATTATGCTTTACCATATGAATATCCTTATACACCTGATGGAGTATTCCATCCGGTAGACAACGGAATGGGTTTTTATGATACACGTGAAGGAAGCCGTGGTATAGATGTTCTCTACGGAACATCAGATAAAACCGAGCAGTTTAAAACCATATTAGGACTAGATCTGGCATATGAAATAATAAAAGGCCTTAAGGTTAGTACCCGAACCGGTATCGACTTGAGACACTCGGTGGATCAATTATTTATCAACCCGCAATCGTACATAGGTAGCAGACAGCCTGGAGAAAAGGGGGCCTTTGGTGAAGGATATCGCAGAAATTTCAATATAGTATCTACATCGGGAATCACATACAAAAAAAGACAAGGAGTACATGATTTTGAAATTTCAGGATTCTTCGAATATCTATATAACCATTACCGAGCATTCAGTTACAGAGGTTATGGCCTAGATGACAGATTACCGGAAACACCTGCCAGTATTACTGTAAGTACTGCATTTTTACCCACGCTCAGCGGTAGCCGCTCTAACAGTGCCCTCATGTCATACATGAGTGTAGGTCGCTACTCGTTTAACAATAAATATACCGTTACTGCCAGTTACAGATATGATGGTGCTTCACTGTCATCTGTACCCAAGAAGAATCGTTGGCACGGATTCTATTCCTTTGGAGCCAGCTGGGACGCAAAACAGGAGCATTTCTTAAAAAATTCACAACTAATCTCTGTTTTGCATGTAAGAGCAAGTTTTGGTCAAACTGCTAGTCCATTTGGTAGCAACTTCGCTTACCTGCCTACCTATTCAGCCAACACTACATACGGAGGCTTACCGGGCATCAGACCATCCAACATCGGGAACCCCGATTTCGATTGGGAGTATGTAGACGAGTTTAACGCAGGCTTTGACCTTTCGCTTTTCAAATCACAGCGAATCAAATTGATCATAGATTTTTATAGCAAAATCACAAAGAACATGTTTATCGACCTGCCGCTTTCGGCCACTGCTGGGGCCGGATCCGGCGGTACCGCTCCACTAAGCTCCGCTAAAATGAGCAATAAAGGGATTGAGTTTAATTTAAGCGGGGACATCATACAAACCCAAAACTGGAATTGGAATGTAGGGGTAAATGGAGCATTTAATAGAAATAAAATTCTTCGTGTGAGTGATGTTACCGACGAGCTGCCAGATGGTGATACCAGAATTATCAAAGTAGGATATCCCTATGGCACCTATTACGCTCCCCGTTGGGCAGGTGTGGATCCAGCCACAGGAGATGCGCTATATTATAATCGCGACGGTTCCATCACCAATGTATATAACGAAGAACAACAGGCAGTTCCTCTTAATGCATCTATGTATCCCAAGCTAACCGGAGGAATTACCACAACCATACGCTGGAAAACCCTTTCATTAAACGCCTTATTCTCGTTTGTATCCGACGTACAGCGCTGGAACAACATCGACTTTTACATCGAGAATCAGGCGTACATGACAAGCAACCAAAGTAAGAGGATGCTGTATGACCGCTGGAAAAAACCTGGCGATATAGCACACTTACAACGCATAGATATCCCCAGAAATTTCACATCTAAAGATATCCAGGATGCAGCATTTATGCGTTTGAGAAACCTAAGACTCAACTATAGTGTACCTAGCGCACTACTGCAGTCTTTACAAGTGGTAAAATCTGTAGACGTATTTGTGCAGGGGCAAAATCTGATTACCTGGACTACATGGCGCGGATTGGACCCCGAAAACAACCGTCAATACGGAAGATTTGAATATCCTAACGCCCGCAAATACACAGTTGGCATCAACATTAATTTCTAA
- a CDS encoding SusD-like protein P25 has translation MQIKKIFSILALTVLVFQSCSKLDNAPSDFIDPSKAFRNLDDVNMGVIGAYAPLTSTIIETGAIVSDEVMFPTENTVSNTTAHRWLYNSSSGSVTSAFYEYYVVIDRANRVLEAIPNIPVNASTQSKLDQYHGEMLALRAYCHFELLRAYASGYEKDSVGIPYMKERKLGYPARASVQSNFEDINTDLQAAKALIPTSFNDNSRITRTAVAAIQARVALYQKNWSDAITYASEVINSEPLAPKGDFAKIWKDESQSEVVWKLARVIGDSRIGAAFFRETGEIVLYAPSFKLIDQFGPISQRTDDVRFESYIEYAPNRPAGKSQYLVNKYVGGNPSYRGLADVKLFRTGEMYLIRAEAYLENNNLVEAAKDLNELRRARIYNYIDQNFADKTSLLNAIYNERFKELAFEGHRFFDLKRRRMPVERTTQDAVNTSGAVRLESTAAQYCFPIPANEMAVNKNMTQNPHY, from the coding sequence ATGCAGATAAAAAAAATATTCTCCATATTAGCATTAACAGTACTCGTATTCCAGTCTTGTTCCAAACTGGACAATGCTCCTTCAGATTTTATAGATCCTAGTAAAGCGTTCCGCAATCTGGACGACGTAAACATGGGAGTAATCGGAGCCTATGCTCCCTTAACTTCCACCATCATAGAAACAGGGGCAATAGTATCAGATGAAGTAATGTTTCCTACAGAGAATACGGTATCTAATACCACAGCTCATCGCTGGTTGTACAATTCATCATCAGGATCAGTAACATCGGCATTCTATGAGTATTATGTAGTGATAGACCGTGCGAACCGGGTATTAGAAGCTATTCCCAATATTCCCGTTAACGCTTCTACACAAAGCAAACTCGACCAGTACCACGGAGAAATGCTAGCATTACGTGCTTACTGCCATTTTGAATTATTGAGAGCTTATGCTTCTGGATACGAGAAAGACAGCGTAGGTATTCCATACATGAAAGAACGCAAACTGGGCTATCCCGCCAGAGCATCTGTTCAATCTAATTTTGAAGATATCAATACCGATCTTCAAGCTGCCAAAGCGCTCATTCCTACCAGCTTCAATGACAATAGTCGCATTACTAGAACAGCTGTGGCTGCTATTCAAGCGCGTGTGGCTTTATATCAGAAAAACTGGAGCGATGCTATTACTTATGCGTCAGAAGTCATAAACAGCGAACCGCTAGCTCCCAAAGGTGATTTTGCTAAAATCTGGAAAGATGAAAGTCAATCAGAAGTCGTGTGGAAACTTGCCCGTGTAATCGGCGACTCTCGAATCGGTGCAGCATTTTTCCGCGAGACAGGCGAAATAGTACTTTATGCCCCCTCATTTAAATTGATTGATCAGTTTGGCCCTATATCGCAAAGAACCGACGATGTTCGATTCGAAAGCTATATCGAATACGCACCGAACCGTCCTGCAGGGAAATCCCAGTATCTTGTCAATAAATATGTGGGGGGCAATCCGAGTTATAGAGGTCTGGCTGATGTAAAGCTGTTTCGTACCGGAGAAATGTATTTAATTAGAGCCGAAGCATATTTGGAAAATAACAATCTTGTTGAAGCAGCGAAGGACTTAAACGAGCTAAGAAGAGCCAGAATTTATAACTACATCGATCAGAACTTTGCCGACAAAACCAGCTTATTGAATGCCATTTACAACGAACGCTTTAAAGAGCTGGCATTTGAAGGGCATCGGTTTTTTGACTTAAAACGCAGAAGGATGCCCGTGGAGCGCACTACTCAAGACGCTGTCAATACTTCCGGTGCAGTTAGACTGGAATCAACAGCGGCTCAGTATTGCTTCCCAATACCGGCAAATGAAATGGCTGTTAATAAAAATATGACTCAAAATCCCCACTATTAA